The genomic region GGCGATATAGTGCTATTCAGCGAAGATTAAAtaatccaaaaatgtacagaaacatatattcttaacccatttaagaacgcgagaacctttataagttgtggcatggtgaagttttaaaaagcatttggATAAGTTAATCCTGTTTGACGAGGAAATTTCCACCCAATTTAATCATTAACGGCAtaaaacgattgcgtacaacaaacattagatgctgcatgcacaaaaatatcggcttcttgccgacgtcgtagataattttgaatttttccaaaagagatttAGCAAATGCTTaagaggtggcgctaatgataggggATGgtgccaatgcaggatgtataaattaacagtcgtatcacaatgaaatattgtttgtataggtccctgaattatcacatgacgtacatttgataaaaaatgctatttgttatattttatttatttttcaacgtaaatACTAAGGCCAAAATCTTTATAGAACATAAACgcattctataataaataagatgtagtttttttagatggtcgctttagtgACCGTTCAAAGTGCTttgtgtaaaattcaggtcggtacgaCCTAGCTACAAGGAGCCCAATACCCgtttactacgcgtatccgcgcaagaaagagttgtatgatttatgcaagaggtttgagttctccaattatgtttattcacaaatggaaacaatGCAATGACCCAAATGATATTATGAAATCATATATAACTGGTCAATAAAGCAATGACCGACATGatattatgtaatcatatataACTGGTCAACAAAGCAATGACCCACATGatattatgtaatcatatataACAGGTCAACAAAGCAATGACCCACATGTGGTCAACAAAGCAATGAGCCACATGatattatgtaatcatatataACTGGTCGACAAAGCAATGACCCACATGatattatgtaatcatatataACTGGTCAACAAAGCAATGACACACATGATATTATGCAATCATATATAACAGTTTAAcaaagcaatgacccactatattaTGTTATCATATATAACTGGTCAACAAAGCAATGACCCACATGATATTATGTAATTATGTATAACTGGTCAACAAAGCAGTGACCCACATGATATTATGTAATCATGTATAACTGGTCAACAAAGCAATGACCCACattatattatgtaatcatatattACAGGTCAACAAAGCAATGACCAACATGTAATATGCAATCAGGAACGGTTATCTATTacagtattttttaaaatcacGACTGACTGTGTTAAAGTTTAGCATGGATATTGCTTGACTTTTGCCTAAGATTGAACGATGGACCGATTTTCTTATAGTTTTGATACAATAGCAATACATCAAATTTCGTttcaaaaaatcatttaagtttataaacagataaaaacaaataaatatagaatTTGCATTCACTGTCAATAAAGCTgactttaaacgaaaataataaCATCAAGATACAATAATTGTGCTCTTAACATTCAATATTTGACAGTAATGATAATGAATAACAGTTTACAAAACTACATATTGGATATAATATCAATGATTCACGTTTTGTTtcaaaattcatttaaatgtgttaacAGATTAAAGAAAAACAGTGTTATATAATATTGGTATTTCCATTTCGCTGAatctgaaattaaaacatatagatgcaataatttatttcttaaatttccTCATTTTACAattatcttaaagggatcttttcacgctttggtaaattgacaaaattgaaaaaagttgtttcagattcgtaagttttcgttttagttatgatatttgtgaggaaacagtaatactgaacattaaccatgctctaatatagccattatatgcatcttttgacgattttaaaacctaaaaattataaagcgttgcaacgcgaaacgattgaataatttggagagttctgtttttgtcgttaaattttgtgaaactacgaagattgcttatataaggtataaaatacgtcaagaatgtatactcggcggaatagctcagtaggctaaagcgtttttacttcaggactctggcaggactccaggggtcactggttcgaaatctgctccgggcaatgttcttttcctttttttaattttttttcgtgattttttactggagctttaatgatccaatgtttacatttatcaatataaagcatttaatgaataagttaaaaaaaatgccaaaatctgtgaaaaggcccctttaaactataACATTGTACCAATCAATTGCATGCTTAGTTAAAACAGATTGAAAAGACTGAGTCGTTTTAACCAAAGAGACTTTGAAGAATACTATCAAACACACAACGGGAAGATTCAGTTGCATCATCTGGAGAggaaacttaaccctttgcatgctgggaaatttgtcgtctgcttaaatgtcgtctgttgaatttctaaaattagcattttcttcgattttttttcaaagaatactatcagaatagcaaacagtttggatcctgatgagacgccacgttctgtggcgtctcatctggatccaaactgtttgcaaaggcctttaaaattcagctccagcgctttaagggttaaaaaaCAATGCAGTCCTTTAGTTCACTAGGAACCTAGTGCTGAAACAAAAGTTAGTGAAACCATATAATTAATGAATACCAAATTTCGTTACATCGATGGTCAAGTTGTGTACTTTTAACTCAGATTGCATTGTGACCCAATACAACTATACATCATTAATATAATTCCAGTTGACATCAATcagattattaatattataaggaTGCTTAGATACATGTGTGAGATAATATCCGGTTGATAGGAAAGCCTTGGTACATccatattttcatgaaaatctaTTTCTTCATCACTTAATTCAGACACACTTTGAAATGGTTATTTACTTGTTTCAAACTCTAAATGCACGAACAAATACAAGCCATTCTCTATGTTTTTACGTTTAACGTGATCTTAATTGCTTTTACACACGTTTATAGAAAATGATAAATTCTGGATATGCTTGCCAGTTATCATACACAACAAATTCCTTATATAATCCACCAGTGTAGACGACTGAATCGAATCTCGGATGCGGAGTGTCCGTCTTGTCGTTACACAAGGTGGTCATGCATTCCTTGCATGGCGGCTGAAGGCTTGTCGACGGAATGTCGGATGACTTCGGGGCAACTACAAAGTCTCCGAGAAGAACTCTTGCCATTATTACGCAACACATCCCGCTTTCGTCTATGAAATACAAAAAGAACACATAGGTTAGTTGATGCAGAAGTGCATATTGTAGTGGCACATTTATTGACATTCATTTCTGGGGTAAAATATACTTCCATCATATCTGCATTATTTGAGTAGGATATGGCTTACCTGGTTTTGTGTACTGATCGGCTTTTACGAGGCTATCTGTGAAATAAATCCCTCTTCCGAGCATTGAAGATGTCTTACATTCATTGACGTTAAATCCATTCTTTGCAATATAATCTGCGTTTAAAGAAAGTGTACCATGGAACAGATAAtattcattaatttttttatcaacattgtTCGACAATTTTTCTTTCACCAAAGCACACTTTTCTTGAAAAACGGTGTCAGTGTGAATGACATGTGATCTAGAACATTCGTTTTTGTATTCatgaatgtttttcaataaaccaCCAACTGATGCAGCAAAATCACAGATTGCCTGCCTTCGACAGCTGTATTTCCATAAAGCGCCCTGATTATCAACAGGTCTAATACTTTGAATATCCATGTAAGAATGTGTAAGTCCTTTAGCATCTTTGCCAATTCCGATTAAGTGTGCATGCTCATTCCAGCATTGTTGTAATACTTGCGAAAATTCATATTGGCAATCTGTTTTCCATACGGAAATGTTTTCGATCTTCATGATTGTTGGCAGTTTAGCGCGTTTACTGTCTTTTCTAACTGCTTTCTCATATTCGACACGAATCAGTGCAAGTGGTTGTTGTTCCATGTTGGTTATGGGTTGAGTCAGTGTAGATTTGCGTTGTCGAGATCGGCGGTATGTTACTGTTGCAAGCAGATAGAAATCAAGGTCAGTActgtttaaattataaataagaaaTTGGTAATTAATGAGGTGAACATTATTAAATTAGAATAATCTTGTGCAATATATATGCATTATGAAAACCAATATCGGACAGTTGGCTTCTGTAATGGAATGGAAATCTATGCCATTACGTAAAGTGGATTTGTTTGATTTGttggaataacaattttaaattttaaattaaaatcgatatttcaccgatatcaacaaattgtatttttattgtatgcttacaaattattatataaatgtatttctttgaaaacagtttaaataatacgatgaaaattatcattattataattttcacgTTTTATTTCAACTGGTTGGAATAGTAAATAATCAGTATAACTTACtgttatttctctataaaccaccggaaatcATGTAAAGTGCATTTATACGAGGATATTAATCATGCCGTATATACCTGGGGTTATTACTAAAGCCAAGTTTATACAAGTCAGGAGTCCATCAACACTGGCAACAACACGGAAGTAGATAGTTGTGTTGGCCGCCATAAGCCCGTTCGCCGGGCCAACCAAGGTGAGTAATAGCACGTAGTTCGAACACTGCATTGTCTCTGAATTACAATTGTGAGTTAAACATATGATAAAATACCACTCAAGAACTGTAGCACAGATATTTTACGAATTGTTTTTATGTTACCATGTTATCTGTCTAATCCGGTTCAAGAAGAGGAATTATCTATGGACTGTAATATTATAGGAATAAACACATGACAGAAACATACAATACTTAAATTGTCTTATTACAGGTAAagcaaatatattgtattatgtccATTTGCAACCAGATATTCTGTTGTGTCTTTCAGAATGACATCTTTTATAGGTTTCACTACGAACCTATGAGGGAATCGTTAATCGAATCTTAACTACTTAATTAGTttgcttatattttttttttcatttatttcatcttaaaggggccttttcacgttttgtaaatttgacaaaattaaaacaaaatgtttcagattcgcaaattttcgtttaagttatgataattgtgaggaaacagtagttctgaacatttaccgtgctaaaaaaaaatccattatatgcattttttgacgatttaaaaacctgaaaattataaagcgttacaacgcgatacgattgaacaatttggagagttctgttgttgtcgttatattttgggatcctacgaggattgcttatataaagtataaaatacatcactcattgtatgagcacgggtggacgagtggtctaagtatagatttttactccaggggacAGTGGTTGTATCcatgttgagggttacttttttcgttctttaattttattcttgtttttttttactggagcttttaagatcaaatgtttacatatttcaatataaagcatttaatgacaaacttcaacaaatgccaaaatctgtaaaatcgccattttaacatgtaaaaaatgtttttgttttcagtaTTTCCCATTCTTTGGGAAGTTGTTAATTCAACAATTTTGATCATAAGATCAAACCGTAACATGCATTAAAACTTTTCACAACGTTgcttaaacatttgttttagtaTTAAGGAcctgtttatatatttgttgtgAATTTTCACTTCACAGAGCTATCTgagaaataacaacaaaacacaaaaagcaTGTTTGCAGCGAGTTTGGGCAAACCTCGCCGTTGTTATTCTAAGCCTTTCctgaaatattaaacaaaaaaacagcAAGTAACCTGTTATTGTCTATACACTAATTGTCGGAACATAAAATTGCCAAGATCTGGAAGCCTGTTTATTGATGTATTACATTCACTTTGGTTTTAATCCATATGTGAACCCCTCTTTGTGTCAAAAGCTTATACAGCTTCTAGTCTTATTTTCCTCGGTAGTTGCTCTTATGTGTTTGTTAATGCTACAATGTGGGTGTCCAAATACCACGGATACTGCAGAACAATCGATGTCAAGAACAACAACTGGTATTTATCTACCATTCATGTTTGGTCTCTTTAGTAATGTGTTTGATCTGATCTGTTCTGTTGTTATCTACTCAAACTCTGTAGTAAACGACTGCCGGTTTCTCTTGAAAAAAATATCAGATATCGTGAGAAACATAATTTATTAATTGACTAAGACCTTGCCAACCAATTTTGATCAAAAGCATTGTAATGCAATCAGGTTTGaaaggttttattttttaattgaatttaaatacTTTTGTCATCAGAGGCGTGGACCTACACACTGAAAGTCAGCTAATACCTCCATTTAAACTCACTTTATTGCGTATATAACATTTTTTGTCTATTATAATTACTATTGAAGTTGACCTTACTAGTCAAAATGTATGATAATcgaggtctgcatgtaagctatcATAATACATATTTTCAGAACAATACCCGCATACATATTCAAGATATAAAGAAGAAATAGTTGATCTATATGTCGACCTGCCGCTGAGCTTCGTGTTAACCAAAAAGTCCCCAGATGGAACCCCAACGAGGTATACATGTACGCTACTTATACACTGAATCTCACCATTCAAACTCATGCTATTGAGAGGAAACTTGTGTCCTATTTACATCAATTATAACATTAAACTTTTCCAACATACTTCAATGAAATTCCATGGTAGGTCTCATAGGGGGGAGTATCACGGGATAGTCAAGATTGCAACATCCATACCGAGACAATTAATTTTCACCGGTTAAAACCCATTATTactttggttttatttttaaataatgctcactttccagccatagccgtgaaaaaggtgattagcgtttatttcgtattaaaatttgctttatatctcgactttactccccgaaAATTGCCTTAGTGGAGCTGTCATTAGGTCATCCCGCAAGTAAATTTAGCAGgtggtaaagtcgagatatatagcGGATATTAACGCGAAACAAACGcttgtaactttcttgctaatatgacTGGAAAATTAGCGGCATTTGAAACATAAATGCAAGTaattaagggtataaaacggcgaaaaataactgcaTCGGCATTGatatcgccatcttgactatcacgtgatcaCCTCTTTTGGGTCTGAATATAAGCAACCAACACATACCATATAAATACACTACCCTACTcaaaactaaagttattgagcTTATGCAATTTTTGTACTTGAAGAACCAGTGACCTTGGCCTTAACCAGATACTCTCTAAGTACAACTCTAAGCTCAGTCTCTATACAAACTTGCCGAATCAAAgtcaaactaaagttattgaccGTTTCACCCCGCCCTCCATATTTTACTATCTTCCAAATCAAATATAAacgaaataatttaataaataagatGTCAAGTGATTAGGGAGCCtttttttctttgacaatatGGAAATCTGGTTTTGTCACACGTAATCATGATATAGTAATACATAAAATACAGTAAGCCAATGCTTTGAGTTTATTAAGAGAGAATAATAACACATTAGAGAGAATAATAACACATTATCGTTTCAATCAAACAAAGCATAACAATAGTTTATTTCAGACATAACAGCAGTGGTTACAGGGTTAAAGCTGGCGGATTAAGACCACGATATCTAAGTTTCATAAACCTAGCTTAAGTACTATTGAGCTATGGAATATTGCATATTTTAGTTTTCAGCTGTTTCCGGAGCCGTAGCAACCACAGTTTTGATATGTCGAAGAAACTGGAATAACGATATGGAACTCTTTTCAGATACCAAGTCACATCCAACTATCATGCATACTTTTTATAAGCGAAAGATTCATATTCGGACGGAtagacggacgcacggacggaccGACACGAGTACACACGGACGGACAGGGGGGGGGTAATTATTTTCTACATTTGTTACACCGGTGAAAGACTAAACATGGCGTATGTTCTCTTTCAAAAGGAACATTGGATCAGAAAAGCCCTTATACTATTTCCAACGTTGGTTAAGCGATTTCAATCGATGATAAGAAACATTATAGCTCACTGTATGCATTTTACATTTGTAATCAATTATTCACTACTCATGTCAAGCCATTGTGATAATGCCGCCATTTAAAAAGAATTCGGAACAAATTCAGTTATCGCATATATTCATAACACGTATTATTTTACCTCATGCGACTTACCCATTTAAGATTTACACATATTTAGCGTGGGGCAATTTTCAACATGTCCTTATAAATTATAATCAACTTCACTATATAATTCTTAATGATGCAGTTCGTATTGTTCACCAATTTGTTGAAACAAACGGGCAACATTATGGGATGGTATATGGTTTTGATTTGTTACGGTAGGTTCAACCGGGTAATTACGGAGAGTCGAGAAActtctattatagcatatttatatatatatatatatatatatatatatatatatatatatatatatatatatatatatatatatatatatatatatatatatatatatatatatatatatatatatatatatatatatatataacatgggCTTCCCTTCTGTGATAAATCATGCCGTAAATACCTGGGGCTATTCTACAGTCAGGTTTATACAAGTCAGGAGTCCATCAATACTGGCAATAACACGGAAATAGGTAGTTGTGTTGGCCGCCATAAATCCGTTCGCTGGTCCAATTAAGGTAAGTATAAACACGTAGTTCCAAAACTGAATTGCCTCTGAATAATAATTTGGcgcgaaattaaaaaaaaaaggtttcaacAACTATATAACGGATAttcaacaagttttttttattttaccatgtAATCTATCTTATCCGGTTCAAAAAATCTTACATTCAAGAATGAACATTTTCATCTGTCTCAGGGAAGAGATTTTCGGTGTAACTTTATACACAAGACAAGGCAAagcattcattgtatgtgtgtgtttaagGAAATATCCATCGACATGTTTTATTATACGAATAAGCACATGttataaacattttcattaaaacaataccTGTAATTAATCCAACACAAGCAACTACGCGTAGCGGAACCTCCTCAAAATCCAATTTGTAGCATACGAACTTCGCAATACTGAGGCCGACCACCATCATCACAACGTGCAGCATTCTGTTCCACTTTATAAATGACATAACCGAAATGTattctaaaaatgaaaaaaaaaaacgttcgtAAGTGCACAGTTTATATGTTTCTTCGTTCTTCCGTCAGACTGTTGTGTCGCATGTAACCCACAGAGAAATGCTTATATTAAAATGATGTTACTTTGTACACATATTAATCAGCACGTGATCGCGCTCATCTTGGTATTGT from Dreissena polymorpha isolate Duluth1 chromosome 5, UMN_Dpol_1.0, whole genome shotgun sequence harbors:
- the LOC127882080 gene encoding uncharacterized protein LOC127882080 isoform X1; translated protein: MECYGILFCLSFLLGFYILSTERFVPFFYPMCWGESFDNVSFKCATFYSGIQTCDVQFRNNCSETLTMEYISVMSFIKWNRMLHVVMMVVGLSIAKFVCYKLDFEEVPLRVVACVGLITETMQCSNYVLLLTLVGPANGLMAANTTIYFRVVASVDGLLTCINLALVITPVTYRRSRQRKSTLTQPITNMEQQPLALIRVEYEKAVRKDSKRAKLPTIMKIENISVWKTDCQYEFSQVLQQCWNEHAHLIGIGKDAKGLTHSYMDIQSIRPVDNQGALWKYSCRRQAICDFAASVGGLLKNIHEYKNECSRSHVIHTDTVFQEKCALVKEKLSNNVDKKINEYYLFHGTLSLNADYIAKNGFNVNECKTSSMLGRGIYFTDSLVKADQYTKPDESGMCCVIMARVLLGDFVVAPKSSDIPSTSLQPPCKECMTTLCNDKTDTPHPRFDSVVYTGGLYKEFVVYDNWQAYPEFIIFYKRV
- the LOC127882080 gene encoding uncharacterized protein LOC127882080 isoform X2 translates to MECYEYISVMSFIKWNRMLHVVMMVVGLSIAKFVCYKLDFEEVPLRVVACVGLITETMQCSNYVLLLTLVGPANGLMAANTTIYFRVVASVDGLLTCINLALVITPVTYRRSRQRKSTLTQPITNMEQQPLALIRVEYEKAVRKDSKRAKLPTIMKIENISVWKTDCQYEFSQVLQQCWNEHAHLIGIGKDAKGLTHSYMDIQSIRPVDNQGALWKYSCRRQAICDFAASVGGLLKNIHEYKNECSRSHVIHTDTVFQEKCALVKEKLSNNVDKKINEYYLFHGTLSLNADYIAKNGFNVNECKTSSMLGRGIYFTDSLVKADQYTKPDESGMCCVIMARVLLGDFVVAPKSSDIPSTSLQPPCKECMTTLCNDKTDTPHPRFDSVVYTGGLYKEFVVYDNWQAYPEFIIFYKRV